One genomic window of Quercus lobata isolate SW786 chromosome 9, ValleyOak3.0 Primary Assembly, whole genome shotgun sequence includes the following:
- the LOC115960860 gene encoding LOB domain-containing protein 29-like, which translates to MTGPGSPCGACKFLRRKCVRGCVFAPYFCHEQGDTHFAGIHKVFGASNVSKLLAHLPVSGRSEAAVTISYEAQARLQDPIYGCVSHVFALQQQVVNLQAQLASLKELQAAQSFLNGSACANPNEKYYGNPSHPQDVQSWFQSEISNMMQQFNPNINNNASTMPYQENMSMSNSMGNYGNSNIPEEIDASYGCSYEEASHSMSSLDMNIYDKQWSLQETDDLQSAAFGYIQYS; encoded by the exons ATGACAGGTCCTGGTTCTCCTTGTGGGGCTTGCAAGTTCTTGAGAAGGAAATGTGTAAGGGGTTGTGTTTTTGCTCCTTATTTCTGTCATGAACAGGGAGACACCCATTTTGCTGGCATTCACAAGGTTTTTGGTGCAAGCAATGTATCAAAGCTTCTTGCTCACCTCCCAGTGAGTGGTCGTAGTGAAGCCGCAGTCACAATCTCATATGAAGCTCAAGCTAGGCTTCAAGATCCTATTTATGgctgtgtttcacatgtttttgCTCTCCAACAGCAG GTTGTCAATCTACAAGCTCAACTAGCATCTCTTAAAGAATTACAAGCAGCTCAAAGCTTTCTCAATGGCTCTGCTTGTGCAAACCCTAATGAAAAGTACTATGGAAACCCTTCTCATCCACAAGATGTTCAAAGTTGGTTTCAGTCAGAAATTTCAAACATGATGCAACAATTCAACCCAAACATCAACAATAATGCCTCAACAATGCCATACCAAGAGAACATGTCCATGTCAAACTCTATGGGGAACTATGGAAATTCAAACATCCCTGAAGAAATCGATGCTTCATATGGCTGCAGCTATGAAGAGGCTTCTCATTCCATGTCTTCTCTAGACATGAATATATACGACAAGCAATGGTCTCTCCAAGAAACTGATGACCTTCAGTCAGCGGCCTTCGGCTATATTCAGTATTCATGA